One window of Triticum dicoccoides isolate Atlit2015 ecotype Zavitan chromosome 5A, WEW_v2.0, whole genome shotgun sequence genomic DNA carries:
- the LOC119300893 gene encoding uncharacterized protein LOC119300893 — MASSAFKSTTRRNLHGSADRPVQPPPHCPRRSRSVTPAPRRDRLLGDYAGTTRTNPLFDRGGRASSPPPPPEDSGDRGRKESRGRGSGRARSVSVAPPQRRRAATSAPSSAGTDGGGGGRASLARSVVGEARPCRGSVTDVETVDLSSKMQSWRSRNSVPSSSYVSVNAISQMSHSTVPVEQVLEIPPEFDPDSTEFVSDISDYATEFKQRDVVEIPLEFDPDATQLVSVERHNATKLQWEGIEIPLEFDPDSVELAPDITEYTSKLKQSHERARKLRADLAVEEQREQELSRMLKGIVTVPSLSETHKRRPRRKSSIERLRVSRHLAEEAISYFEECVSISTLDSTDFSSLEEPHQNSGGTVPRKSNSRFLLKGGSSSLGSHFPTDRHNYNEESDNQTQCSMSITGSDVSDGVVFSHAKSPGLGTRNNSSDDFDTPRSKSSCFSFTHEPVKAVDNCDVRQYLRSFSRVISKERSNYCADDYAVQKVSENRLTDMVAFKNRIEYGGLILCNIRTF; from the exons ATGGCGTCGTCGGCGTTCAAATCCACCACCCGCCGCAACCTCCACGGCTCAGCCGACCGCCCCGTGCAGCCACCGCCCCACTGCCCCCGCCGCTCCCGCAGCGTCACCCCTGCGCCCCGCCGCGACCGTCTCCTCGGGGATTACGCCGGCACCACCCGCACCAACCCGCTCTTCGACCGCGGGGGGAGGGCCTCCTCTCCACCTCCGCCGCCGGAGGACTCTGGGGACAGAGGGAGGAAGGAGAGCAGGGGTCGCGGCTCAGGGAGGGCGCGGTCGGTGTCCGTCGCGCCGCCGCAGCGTCGGCGCGCTGCCACCTCGGCGCCGTCGTCGGCAGGCACTGATGGCGGTGGTGGAGGCAGGGCTTCCCTGGCGCGGTCGGTGGTCGGTGAGGCACGGCCGTGCCGCGGCTCCGTG ACAGATGTAGAAACCGTGGATTTATCAAGCAAAATGCAGTCTTGGAGGAGTCGTAATTCAGTTCCAAGTTCGTCATACGTATCTGTCAAT GCCATCTCACAAATGAGCCATTCAACTGTCCCAGTGGAACAAGTTCTGGAAATTCCTCCTGAGTTCGATCCGGATTCTACTGAGTTTGTCTCGGATATAAGTGATTATGCAACAGAATTCAAACAGAGAGATGTTGTGGAAATTCCTCTTGAGTTTGATCCAGATGCTACTCAGCTGGTTTCAGTCGAAAGGCACAATGCGACCAAGCTGCAATGGGAGGGAATAGAAATCCCTCTTGAGTTTGATCCAGATTCTGTTGAGCTGGCTCCTGACATCACTGAGTACACATCAAAACTGAAACAG TCACATGAGCGTGCTCGAAAGCTGCGGGCAGATttggctgttgaagagcagcgcgaACAAGAACTGAGTAGAATGCTAAAGGGCATAGTGACTGTTCCAAGTTTGTCTGAAACGCATAAAAGGCGACCAAGGAGAAAG AGTAGTATAGAGCGATTGAGAGTGTCAAGGCATTTGGCTGAAGAGGCAATCAGTTACTTCGAGGAGTGTGTTTCAATTTCAACATTAGATAGCACTGATTTCTCCTCACTCGAGGAACCTCATCAAAATTCAGGTGGGACTGTCCCGCGAAAGAGCAACAGTAGATTTCTCCTCAAAGGGGGGTCAAGCTCTTTAGGATCCCACTTTCCAACTGATCGACACAATTATAATGAG GAATCTGACAACCAAACCCAGTGCTCAATGAGCATCACTGGATCTGATGTGTCTGACGGTGTTGTCTTTAGTCATGCCAAGTCCCCTGGTTTGGGAACTAGAAACAATTCTAGTGATGATTTTGacacaccacgaagcaaaagttctTGTTTTTCTTTCACACACGAGCCAGTGAAAGCTGTCGACAATTGTGATGTTCGTCAATATCTAAGGAGTTTCAGCAGAGTAATCAGCAAAGAGAGGTCAAATTATTGTGCCGATGACTATGCTGTCCAGAAAGTGAGCGAGAACAGACTAACAGACATGGTGGCCTTTAAGAACCGGATAGAATATGGGGGCCTTATTCTTTGTAATATCAGAACATTCTGA